A window from Pseudooceanicola algae encodes these proteins:
- a CDS encoding formylglycine-generating enzyme family protein, whose amino-acid sequence MDLPEGPLDHAGMQRIPSGRWQVGEEGPTAIPGDSEGPRREVTLGAFLIDEAAVTNADFADFVAETGYVTQAETLRWSFVFMAQMHPAAAIAQEADAMAPEWWVAVRDACWRRPDGPGTDWRQRPDHPVVHVSAPDAEAFARHRGKRLPGELEWEVAARGGLDGKLYGWGNALTPEGRHMCNIWQGRFPVENRGEDGWLSTAPARSFPPNGYGLFNMLGNVWEWTRSPWVEGAEDARVIRGGSYLCHASYCHRYRVSARTWNHPLATSSHLGFRCVADMPGQAPCP is encoded by the coding sequence ATGGATCTTCCCGAAGGCCCTCTGGATCACGCCGGAATGCAGCGCATTCCGTCCGGGCGCTGGCAGGTGGGCGAAGAGGGTCCGACCGCCATTCCAGGAGACAGCGAAGGCCCCCGGCGTGAAGTGACGCTTGGCGCCTTCCTGATCGATGAAGCGGCGGTGACCAATGCGGACTTCGCCGATTTCGTGGCAGAAACCGGATATGTGACGCAAGCCGAGACCCTGCGCTGGTCCTTCGTCTTCATGGCGCAGATGCACCCGGCGGCGGCCATCGCGCAGGAGGCCGATGCCATGGCCCCGGAGTGGTGGGTTGCGGTGCGCGATGCCTGCTGGCGGCGTCCGGACGGGCCCGGCACCGACTGGCGCCAGCGCCCCGATCACCCGGTGGTGCATGTCTCGGCCCCCGACGCAGAGGCCTTTGCCCGTCACCGGGGCAAGCGGTTACCGGGCGAACTGGAATGGGAAGTGGCCGCGCGGGGCGGGCTGGACGGCAAGCTTTACGGCTGGGGCAACGCGTTGACCCCCGAGGGGCGGCACATGTGCAATATCTGGCAGGGCCGCTTTCCGGTCGAGAACCGGGGCGAGGACGGCTGGCTGTCCACCGCCCCCGCAAGAAGCTTTCCGCCGAACGGCTACGGCCTGTTCAACATGCTGGGCAATGTCTGGGAATGGACGCGGTCCCCCTGGGTCGAGGGTGCCGAGGACGCAAGGGTGATTCGCGGCGGATCCTACCTGTGTCACGCAAGCTACTGCCACCGCTACCGGGTGTCGGCGCGGACCTGGAACCATCCGCTGGCGACCTCCAGCCACCTCGGGTTCCGCTGCGTGGCGGATATGCCCGGACAAGCCCCCTGCCCGTGA